In Strigops habroptila isolate Jane chromosome 14, bStrHab1.2.pri, whole genome shotgun sequence, one genomic interval encodes:
- the COPRS gene encoding coordinator of PRMT5 and differentiation stimulator: protein MAGAIESESFKEEQLLNKRETMTWKPRKGKPEMLGQNKVECLLKNMPNVPDSESEESEFSDTSHNENGIGGSPAHCVHAHADLEDLDEEVSTMSVAVTSPELQTAAVHDVEDWDKELEDYNPYDAGDFHCGSFQENNPLASYSWQEDSFYNPGCHHAASLAFTPPFRMTETGQFDDADE, encoded by the exons ATGGCTGGTGCCATTGAGTCTGAAAGCTTTAAGGAGGAACAGCTTCTTAATAAGAGAGAAACTATGACCTGGAAGCCCAGAAAAGGTAAGCCTGAAATGTTAGGGCAAAACAAAGTAG AATGTTTGCTGAAGAATATGCCAAATGTTCCTGATAGTGAGTCTGAAGAAAGTGAATTCTCTGATACCTCTCACAATGAAAATGGTATCGGCGGCTCTCCTGCTCACTGTGTTCATGCACATGCTGACCTGGAAGACTTGGATGAAGAAGTCTCCACCATGTCTGTAGCTGTAACTTCTCCAGAgctgcaaactgctgctgtgcacGACGTGGAGGACTGGGATAAAGAGCTGGAGGATTATAATCCTTATG ATGCTGGCGATTTCCACTGTGGaagctttcaggaaaataatCCTTTGGCCTCATACTCATGGCAGGAGGATTCGTTTTACAACCCAGGCTGTCATCATGCAGCTTCCCTTGCTTTTACACCACCATTTAGAATGACTGAGACTGGCCAGTTTGATGATGCTGATGAATGA